The Medicago truncatula cultivar Jemalong A17 chromosome 7, MtrunA17r5.0-ANR, whole genome shotgun sequence genome includes the window ATGTTCGAGGAAAGAATAAGCCACGACCAGGACAGACCTGGAGATAACGAAGCACACAAAGAGCAGTGCGATGATGGTTTACGGATGGCTTGGCCATGAACTGACTCAGTTGCTGTGTGGCAAAACTGATGTCAGGGCGAGTCGTAGTCAAGTATAACAAGCAACCAATGAGACAGCGATAAGCCAAAACATCATCAAAGGGAGGTCCATCATCAATGTGAAGAAGACAAGCATAATCAAGAGGAGTACTAACCGATTTACAAGTGGTTAGGCCTGCATCTGAAAGTAAGTCGAGGCAATATTTGCGTTGACAGAGGGATATACCTTTTGAGGAATGAGCAACCTCCAAGCCAAGAAAGAACTTGAGCTAGCCTAGGTCTTTGATACGAAAATGATGATCAAGCAATTGCTTAATCTCAGCAAAAGCAGCAAGGCAGTCACCAGCCAATATAATGTCATTCACGTATATTAATAAAGCTGTGAAAGAAGTTGGAGAAGCACGAATTAAAAAGGAGTGATCAGCTGAAGCTTGCACAAAACCAATGGTCAGGAGGAGTGAAATAAGCTTTTCAAACCAACGCCGGCTGGCTTGTTTGAGGCCGTATAAGGACTTGAGCAGCTTACAAACCTGCCCAGGCCTAGGAGGAGAAACACCTTGAGGAGGGTGCATGTAGACATCCTCTTGAAGATCACCGTGCAAGAAGGTGTTGTTAGCGTCTAATTGGTGGAGATGCCATCGTTTAATAGAAGTAACAGCAAGCAACAATCAAACAATTGACAGTTTTGCCACCAGAGagagtgtaaaaaaaaaatccacgcCTTCGATTTGATTGTAACCCTTGGCTACAAGACATGCATTATAGCGCTCAATAGAACCATTGGCATACCGTTTAATCTGAAGATCCATTTGCTTCCAATGGGAGAAATATTGGGGGGAGGATCTACAAATATCCATGTTCCAGTTGCTTCCAAAGCACTAAGCTCAGGGGACATAGCAAGTTGCCAACGTGGATCACTTTGGGCCTGTTTAAAAGAAGAAGGTTCAATGTCTGATGAGATGGCAAGAGTGAAGCTACAATATGAGGGAGATAACGGGTGATAAGACAAGGAAGCGGAGATGGGAAGAGCTGAGCAAACAAAGTCTTGAAGATGAGCTGGTGTTGTACGAGTACGAGTGGAATGGCGAGCCTGAGTAAGGGCAGAAACAAGAGGAGCATGTGGTTGAGATGTTGATATGGAAGGATCTGGTGTGGCAGGTTCAGTGGTAAATATGGGAGTATTATCGAAATAAATTTGTGGAGTATTGTGAGGTGTGTTATGTGGATTTGTGTGTTGATGATGAAAGGGGAATAAGTTGGGAGACAGATATCTAATTAGTTGCAAACTGTGGAATAAACAACACTCTGTCAAGCGTTAAGTAGGTGTGTGAGTCATACTGTGCCAGAAAAGTGTGCTACAACCGTATGTCCATTAGGTAAATTAATATTCATAGGTGTGATCCGTGCATGAGAAGTGTACAAATCCAAATTACAACATATGTGAGTAGCTCCCATGTCAAGAAACCAAGGAACTGAATTATGATAGGTTGCAGTAGTATGAAGAGAGAAACAACGGCTACCTGAAATAACATGATGGCTGGAAGCATGAATCATGTTGATGCCATTTGAAGGAGTGGACGATTCACCTATACCAACAGAATGTTTCTGCAGCATAGCCAACAAACCATTATATTGATCCTTAGTAAAAGAAATGGAGTGTGCTTCATCCTTTTGTGGTGACTGAGCAATATTATCAACACTTTGTGAATCATGTTCAACATAAGCAGATTTATAAACATCACAAAACAGTTTGTGTGGTTGGCGGAGAAATTGAAGAAACAAGCCACGATTGAACGAGATTGTTACACAGCTCCCAAACATCGTAATTCAGATCATCAGGAGGTAAGATACCGATCGTTCCATCAACGAAATGGAATTTGTTCTTGAGAATCAACACGCTTTTCATCGACCGTGCCCAAACATAATAGTTTGAATCGGTGAGAAGTGGTGTGATAGTAACCGATGTAGGACTTCCACTTGGATGAATGTAGGATGGACTCGCTTGCAATTCTGAGATCTGATTCGCCATCAATGGAAGGGTGGCGACGTTGTTGCGAACCATTGAAGATGAAGGGATGCAAGGTGCAAGATTCCAACTCCTGGTCTTATGAGCTCTGGAACAAATTCGGTTACTCCTGCTGATATGCCTCTTGGTCGAAGTAGCTTACTAGGAAAGCCAAATGAGTGTTTGCAAGGTATCAAATTCCGATTCCTAGTTTCATGAGCTATGGAACAACTGCTGATATGCCTCTTGGTCGAAGTAGCTTACTTGGAAGACAAAATGATGTCTTTGCAAGGTGCGAAATTCTGATTCCTGATCGTATGAATGAGCTCTTATCTCTTTTAAGTTTCATGTATCTAGTCTGATTTGTGATTTGTAAATTTGCAGTACCTTGTGTAACATCTAATAATCTTCAGTGAAATGTTTGCATTTTGTTCCACGAAATTTGCAGTACCTTGTTTCATCATATGCATTTGGATTACTCAGTTGTGTATTCTGTGCATGCAGTATAGTCTATGTAGCTGCAAAATGCAATTAATTAGAAAGGGGGATTTTATGAAGTCAGTTTTATCAGTTGGCCtaagaaaattatatatatattttccttcaaaaaaaaaaaagaattatatatatattttttggcaaatgttaacttgtgccctcaaGGCACATGTTAAGATACTCATTATAGAAATAGACATATCAAAAACCATgcattcaacttcttaaaaattgttatattgtattttccaatgcaaaattacttttttaggttgcttaacatgtgccttaagggcacaagttaacatgacccataTTTTTTCAGTGAGGAAGAAACCTACTTCTTACTTAATTAACCCGTgaagtgttaattttttttttacaaacatacTCTAATACAGTAATTACCACTCACCTATGCATAATCCTCCGAGCCAAGTTTATTGAAGAGTGTTATGATTACTCTCTATCACTCACTCTTTTAGTTGATTAAAATTCATGTAGGTCTCGTACTTTAAAAATGGATCTCACATAAATGGGTAGGATCTACCTAGATTTCATTCAATTggagagtttaagcataattaaagaagttttaattttactaagactaaaagtatgtgctgaaattttttatagggatcaaaaaatttctacacttataataatttttttataatccctctaaaaaatttcttcagcttttagtctctacaaaattttccatctttacTCTTGGTCCTCctttaaattaaactcatatgtagagttcatatttttaaataaaattttgcagaagaatttataatattataagaatctcttccgagaaaaattagaattttttaaccaaacatgaatttaatataaatttttatattttttacggttaaaaattcatatttaattttgttttgttaaaaaaaaaatctatttttttaggaattatttttacaatattctacacatttatgcacaattttattaaaaaaatacaaaaattaacttaaaaatagggaccaaaattagtgattgaaaattttatagggactaaaagttgaagaaattttttagaggaactaaaacgaaaagtatgtatatttatatagaccaaaatcatatttaaccctatataataatattgtttttttttggagcTGTTTTTATATATACGGTCTAGTAATGCAGTTacactttttttcttaaaaaaataacatatgttCTTAAGCTTCTTTTTAAAggacatatatatgcattgttagTTAAATTTAACATTTATCATCGTaagtttagttcagttggtatggacaatgcataaaatatgtaaggttcggggttcgaaccccgaccattacaaaaaaaagattttattttccttaataaaaaaaagaaacagtcCTGTGAACATAGCACAGTTGGTaggacatgcattattatatgcagaggctgaggttcgaaccccaaacaccctacttattcaccttataaggtgaattctagccactgggataccttaaaaaaaaacatattttattcttaGATGGTTAAAGCTTAAATGAATACAAGTggaaaatgattaatttaataatagtatataaaatatatacacgcatataataataaatttaatttactaaattacaagtattctaaatatttttttaaagaaaatacttTAGTTAtcaattgaaataaattttattatgaactaaaatgtccttttatgtcattttatgttTATCGGCTAGTTGAAtcgttaattttaccaaatattttaattagcTTATCTGCTATCATTCATTAGACATCAGCTATAAATTATCAGTTATCAACCATTAGATATAAGTTATCAACTAAGTTATCtgttatccgctatttttaccaaacatcgCCTAAGTTCGCAAATGAAACACATAGAACTCATGAGACTCCGTTGTTAGTCTGGTGTGCTAAAGCCACACatgcaataaaataaaaggtttaattacttttttgtcctttaactatttaattggtatcagattggttttctaactaaaaattgatttatttcggtcctctaagtttttcaccgttactacatttagtcctttctgttagttttattcaaataaacgttatagtttgtgttatgtggatCCTCTAACTTTATAACACAAatcctaacgtttatttgaataaaactaacagaaatgactaaatgtactaacggtgagaaacttagaagaccgaaataaatcaatttttagttagaggaccaatccaatatcaattaaatagttagaggataaaaaatttaattatcacaaTATCTGAAGAATCAGAACAACTCTTCTTCTCTCTCGTCCCTCGCGAGTCTCTCTCTCTATCTGTCTCTCAACCCACAGCCACTCGAGTCTCTCAACCACCGTAGCAAACTCTCAACAATGTCCAGGTTCGTTTGGAGATTGCTCCTTCTTTCTTCTTATCtaatttcttaatttcattACTATTCTGTTGATATGAGCAAAATTGTGAAATTTCACCTAAACAAAACATGATAGAGCCACTTCGAAAAAAACTTCCTGTTAGATGATAATGAAAATGTTGATAATGTTAATCACCTTCACATTGGTATACATGTATTTCATCCATGAAATTCGGATTCTAGCAAGTCTAAAATGATTGAGTTAAGAGATTTTACTATTGTGAAGGTTTCTAGAGATAAATCTTCTACACATTTTACTACTAATTTCCCTGCATAAATATTTGGTCTTTGAATTCAGTGGCAGAAACTCTATCATCAATAGATCTATCTATTTTACTATCTGCTCGGTACCAAATGCATACTATGTCTCTGAgtttgattgtgtttttttattttatttttaactgaAAGTAATATTGAATTTGCAGATCTTCAAGTATCTTTTTACCGTAACGGTTCCGACAGATCTCACCACAACATTATTGTTAAGAGGAGGAAATTCTTTATCCAAGTTTCTGGGGTAACTTCTGATAGAGGATTCCTTTTCTAGCAGTGCATCGCACGGGTCGCTATCCTAGTCCTTCACATTCACACTCTTTCTTCCTCCTTCCACATTGCTTCACAAATCCCAGTTCAAGAAAAACCAACCTAACGGTTGGACCTCCCGGTCCGACCAACCGGTTTCAACAACACTAACTCATTCCACGCTACACTTCACTTCAAAACTCATTTCATTCATGATTCAacccaaatattaaaataaaataaaaaaaacatgatcacTCGATTATCAACGAAATTCATGAACATAACCATATCCACAAtgtgcaaatcaaaccaaatcgCAAAAGCCGAAACCGTTTTAATAGACGGAATCAAATTAGGACTAAACCCTGACATTATCACTTACAACACATTAATCGATGGCTATTGTCGTTTCGTCGGCATCGACGCCGCTTACAACATTCTCAACAGAATGAAAGAAGCTGGAATTAATCCTGATGTTGTTTCCTACAATTCATTAAGCTCTGGTGCGGTTCGAAAATGTTTGTTACAAAAGTCACTCGATctgtttgatgaaatgcttcAATCAGGAATAAGGCCTGATGTGTGgagttataatattttaatgcaTTGTTATTTTAGGTTAGGGAAACCAGAGGAAGCGAATGGTGTTTTTCGGGATATTTTTGAGAGAGGGGAGATTTATCCAAGTATGGCGAGTTATAATGTTATGATTAATGGTTTGTGTAAGAATGGTTATGTGAATAACGCGTTGATGTTGTTTAGGAATTTGCGGCGTCGTGGATTTGTTCCAGAGGTTTTGACTTATAATGCGATGATTAATGGGTTGTGTAAGGCAAGGAGGTTAGCGGATGCAAGGAGGGTGCTGAATGAGTTTTGTGATTTTGGTTTTGAGCCGAATGCGATTACCTATACCACGGTTATGAAGTGTTGTTTTAGGTGTGGGAGGTTGGAGCAAGGGTTGGAGATTTTGTCGGAGATGAGGAGGAAAGGTTTTACGTTTGATGGGTTTGCGTATTGTACGGTGGTTGCTGCGTTGGTGAAAACGGGGAGGATCGAAGAAGCGGATGAGATTGCTGAGAAGATGATGAGTAATGGTTTGGTGCCGGATCTTGCTTCTTATAATACAATGATAAATTTGTTCTGCAGGCAAGGGAGGTTTGATGAGGCGTTGAGGTTGGTGGATGAGATAGAGAAACAAGGAATGAAATGTGATCAGTACACACACACGATTATAATCCATGGATTATGTAAGGATGGCAATTTTGAAGGTGCCGAGAAGCATTTAGATTACATGAACACGTTgggttttggttttaatttggTGGCATTCAACTCTATTCTTGATTGTTTGGGTAAAGCTGGTGATATTGATAAAGCAGTGAAGGTTTTTGATTCTATGGAGGTTAAAGATTCGTTCACATATACTAGCTTGCTGCACAACCTTTGCAGGGCTAAGAAGTTCCGAATTGCTTCCAAGCTTTTGGTTGCTTCTATTGAAGATGGCTTTCAGATCTTAAGGGCTACTCAAAGAGCTGTTATTGATGGTCTCACTACCTCTGGTCTTGTCTATGAAGCCAGAAAAGTTAAGTTGAAAATCCAGCGGGCTCGATTGGTGCATTGATTGCATAGAATTTGCTGTGCTGAACTTCGGGGTGTGCAACTGTGCGTTGAAAAATTAGAAATATGTTGAGCTAACAAAAAAATGACACTCTGATTCTGATACATTAGTCCGGTGGTTTAATCGTGGTAACTGACATTCAAAGGGAGACTGTTATCATTATGCCACAAGACATTTGGTAATTTACCGTTAAACTAGGCCAGCTGATCTTTTGATGTTTGGATTGTTACAATTTATTGTTTATAACGAGTTTGATTTGTTACAATTTATTGTTTATAATGAGTTTTGAGCGAAGTAACTTTGCTTAAAGTGACTCTTAGAGTAACTTGATCCCTTCAGTTGAGCCTTTGGTTCAAGTTTCTAATATCAGTCtttgaattaatgatgttaATTGTTAATAGCTCTAGCTTATATATATCATCATGTGGACATAAATCTTGACGAATGAAGTAGACGGACACAGTTGAAATTTGAGAAAAAGTGAATTAGACGGACACAGTTGAAATTTGAGAATTAAGTAGTAGTACATCATGGCATAGCCATTTCCTGCATAATTTTTAATTGTGCATTTCATATGCTACTAGATTTTCTTTCTTAATAACACGCACTTACTATAGTATAATTTGTGACATTTTGATTCTGTGTAGTGTGTAGTGTTTGTGTATCATATCCTTTCCCTTTGTTGGTGCAACAATTTTCTCTTGCCGTTAAGCTTTTCTCCTTCATGTACATGCTAGCTTTACTTTTAAGTTTATCACCATTATTGGATGTTCATGTCTATGTTATGTTGTCCAGAACATATAGTTTACTTTGGAGATATTGGTTATGAGAATCTTGCTGCTCGTAGCTGTTTGGTAAGTATATTCAATTAGCGTCAATAGTAAATACTATTTCTGATGATGACAACCCCATATCAATCTGATTTCTGAATCTTATTTTGgaagtgttttttatttttatttttttccttttatgttCTCTTTTGAGTTAAATCAAAGCCATTATTGCAATTTTAAGGTATGACATGTACCCAAACACCAAACTCACCCCTAACACCAATGCTACGCCCATATAATGATCTTCATCGAAGATATGTTTGCCTCACCCTGTCTTTTTTTAGAAccttttttttgggtaaaatatgctttgtttttttgtcaTTCAGATAATATGAGAAACTGAAATCTCTTGTCTTCCTTTTACAGCTGTTGTTTTCGAAAAATGATGAGTTGGAAGGGTATTCCATTCATTATGATCAGTTTGGGGAATCAAAAGGAACAGCAGAAGTTTTCTTTACTAGGGAGTCTGATGCTCTAGCAGCCCTCAGGAGGTGCAACCAAATGAAGCTTTATGGAAAGACATTGCAAATTGAGCTTGTTGGAACAACTTTGGTTACCCCTGCTCTGCTCCTACAAAAATACCCAAGTTTTCTATTATTTGAGTAAATAGGTCGGAAAAGTATTGAATACAGGATAATGATCATATGTCCGAGTTCTGATTTGCATGACTTTACTTATGTTAATACTGGTGTGCACTTTGTACTTGTCATTTCGAAACTTTGATCAGACTTGGTTACAAAATTTGGTTCAAGCCCCTGTCAGGTTTGGCCAACCAAAGCCAATATCTTCTATGCTTTTTACTTGTTTCAGATGGTTTAGTGGAGATTATTTTCATTTACTAGAAAATCAAAATTCCCAGGACATATTTGCTTGGTGCCGAATAATAACTTGTAGGTCAATGTAGTAGTATGGGTATAACCCGTCCCTTCCTCGCCTATGTTCCAAAAAATTTAGCTCTGTTGTGTTAGTAATGAGTTATATGTTGAATTTGAATACATTGTAAAATACTAAAGAAGTTAACCTTTAAATTTTAACTTCTAATCATAATTGAATGATCTTTTTTCTTAATGGCAAATGTTAGTAGttagttgttatattaatatttactctCTTGCTCGAGTTTGAACCCGTGATCTCAATTGATCATTATTCCTGGCCGGACCGAACTTCTTACCCCTTCTATGAATGGGTTGGAATTAAGAGAATGACTTGATATTTAGAGTTAGGAACAACAGAAAAATATAACTCTTTCCAACCAATTATTTCCTCCTGCCTACATCAGTACTATCATTTTCTTTAGTTCTCTATCATATGAATATGGGTGGTGCCCAAATTCGAACCCATTTCACTGTCAACCAAGTGATTCGAGGGAAACCAGTTAAGTCATGTGAATGTGTAAACACTTTTGAGACGCCagattatttttgtaaatatgaTGTTCTTGCCTTTTTACTGTTCAACTAACCAATTAAAGAAACGTATTTCGTTCTAAAAATTACGCGCTTTTGTTCTGGTAGTTACTTCTTTTTTACTGCTGactaaccaatttttttggtCCCATCACAAGGATTTGGATTATTCAATTGCGTATTCAGTGTAAGTTGAGTCTCTGGAGCTGCAAAATGCAATTAATGTAAAATGAGGAATCATATGAAGCCAAAGGTTCGTCAATTGCACTAAACACAAGTGAAgtcgttagttttaatattacCGTTAAAAGTATAGAAAGGTCAACGATGTCCCAAAAGATTAGATAAAATTGCTTACTTACcggaaaataaatatgaaaacacGTTATTAAGTAATGATAATATCAcagaatttttgttgtttcccTGTGAAGTTTGTGGAAGAGTAACACAATTCGATATGGAAATGTATTGTGGCAAGGCCATCAGAAATAATTTAGAGAGGAAAGATGATGCTTTATGAATGGAAGGCCTCTAGACTTTCCAAGCAGAGTAGGGGAGAGAGGATTGAATATGCGATGCAAATTAAGTGGAAGAGACCTCTTCAAGGCTATCTAAAGTGTAATGTTGATGTTTCTTTTTTCAACCATACTAATAGAGTTGGAAAAGAACCAGTTTACGAAATGAGATGGGGCTCTTCGTTGGAACGAAAACCTTGTGGTCGGAACCACTAGTTACAATGTCGATCGGCGAGGCAACGACGTTACTAAGTGTTACTAATTGGGTGAAAGAATTGGAATTGGTTACTGTTATTTTCTCAACAGACTAAATTATTAGTAGATGCCTCTTGATGCCTATCGGAACAATCATCTTGGCGGATCTGTAGCTCTGCATTGGCTTTTAAAGTTGCTGATTTTGGAGCTATAGCTCTGCATAGAGAAAGcaaattgttatttatctgTAATAAACCTGTTCTATCATTGTAATCTAGGCAACTCTTGCTATTTCTCTGTAATGTATGCCAGTTTGTAGATCAATATATACTTGTTGAATGTTAGTAACTAGCTTTAGTATTTAATGCATTAGCATGTTCACTTATAAGCTTTGTAAGGTTTACTTAATTATAATTGATCAATGTATTTGTTTAGTACAAAATCATGCCAAATACCGGCTATAGCGATGCTAAATTTAGCAGCATTGGAAGCTTGGAGGCTGATAACATAGAAGCTGATGTTTCCAATATGGTAGTAAATTAAACATGGTTACCTTAACAGGAACAACTAATGGAGTGAGAATAAAAACTTGGAAGGTATGAGTTG containing:
- the LOC11445614 gene encoding putative pentatricopeptide repeat-containing protein At4g17915 isoform X2, translating into MITRLSTKFMNITISTMCKSNQIAKAETVLIDGIKLGLNPDIITYNTLIDGYCRFVGIDAAYNILNRMKEAGINPDVVSYNSLSSGAVRKCLLQKSLDLFDEMLQSGIRPDVWSYNILMHCYFRLGKPEEANGVFRDIFERGEIYPSMASYNVMINGLCKNGYVNNALMLFRNLRRRGFVPEVLTYNAMINGLCKARRLADARRVLNEFCDFGFEPNAITYTTVMKCCFRCGRLEQGLEILSEMRRKGFTFDGFAYCTVVAALVKTGRIEEADEIAEKMMSNGLVPDLASYNTMINLFCRQGRFDEALRLVDEIEKQGMKCDQYTHTIIIHGLCKDGNFEGAEKHLDYMNTLGFGFNLVAFNSILDCLGLRSSELLPSFWLLLLKMAFRS
- the LOC11445614 gene encoding putative pentatricopeptide repeat-containing protein At4g17915 isoform X1, producing MITRLSTKFMNITISTMCKSNQIAKAETVLIDGIKLGLNPDIITYNTLIDGYCRFVGIDAAYNILNRMKEAGINPDVVSYNSLSSGAVRKCLLQKSLDLFDEMLQSGIRPDVWSYNILMHCYFRLGKPEEANGVFRDIFERGEIYPSMASYNVMINGLCKNGYVNNALMLFRNLRRRGFVPEVLTYNAMINGLCKARRLADARRVLNEFCDFGFEPNAITYTTVMKCCFRCGRLEQGLEILSEMRRKGFTFDGFAYCTVVAALVKTGRIEEADEIAEKMMSNGLVPDLASYNTMINLFCRQGRFDEALRLVDEIEKQGMKCDQYTHTIIIHGLCKDGNFEGAEKHLDYMNTLGFGFNLVAFNSILDCLGKAGDIDKAVKVFDSMEVKDSFTYTSLLHNLCRAKKFRIASKLLVASIEDGFQILRATQRAVIDGLTTSGLVYEARKVKLKIQRARLVH